From the Pectobacterium carotovorum genome, one window contains:
- the cmk gene encoding (d)CMP kinase, with translation MTVMAPVITVDGPSGAGKGTLCKALAEALQWNLLDSGAIYRVLALAALHHHVDISSEDALVPLASHLDVRFVAESGQLKVILEGEDVSHEIRTEAVGNTASQAAAFPRVREALLRRQRAFREAPGLIADGRDMGTVVFPDAPVKIFLDASAEERAQRRMLQLQAKGFNVNFERLLSEIKERDERDRNRPVAPLVPAADALVLDSTEMTIDEVIARALAYAREILA, from the coding sequence AATTACGGTTGACGGACCGAGCGGCGCAGGCAAAGGTACCTTGTGTAAGGCATTGGCTGAAGCTTTACAGTGGAATCTGCTGGACTCGGGAGCTATCTATCGTGTTTTGGCTCTGGCGGCGTTACACCACCATGTCGATATCAGTTCGGAAGACGCGCTGGTCCCGCTGGCCTCTCATCTTGATGTGCGCTTTGTTGCAGAAAGCGGGCAGTTAAAAGTCATTCTGGAAGGCGAAGACGTTAGCCACGAAATTCGTACTGAAGCGGTAGGTAATACGGCTTCTCAGGCTGCGGCGTTTCCTCGTGTTCGTGAAGCCTTGTTACGTCGGCAGCGCGCTTTCCGTGAGGCTCCGGGGTTGATTGCCGATGGCCGTGATATGGGAACGGTGGTCTTTCCTGATGCGCCCGTGAAGATTTTCCTGGATGCCAGCGCGGAAGAACGCGCACAACGTCGCATGCTACAGTTGCAGGCGAAGGGCTTTAATGTTAACTTTGAACGTCTTTTGTCTGAGATAAAAGAACGGGATGAGCGCGATCGCAACCGTCCTGTTGCGCCGTTAGTACCGGCTGCCGATGCGTTGGTGCTGGATTCAACGGAAATGACAATCGATGAAGTGATAGCGCGCGCGTTGGCTTATGCCCGCGAAATTTTAGCGTAA